In Notolabrus celidotus isolate fNotCel1 chromosome 5, fNotCel1.pri, whole genome shotgun sequence, the genomic window ACCCGCAACatgcccagaaatagcacgtgcaatgttttagtttgcacacgcaatatagcgctctttatttgagatcttagtagatcaggccctatgtgATTCTAAGTTCTTCTGAGAAAACATCAGATTGAGCCGAGTCTCAGCGCAGAATCTGATTGGTCCTCAGTGTGAGTGGGATGTTACGGAAGTGTTACCAGCAGTGAACGACTGATCAAAAAGGGAACCAAAATAACTTGGCAGTTCCAGACAGAGCAGCTGCAATCAAAAATATTAGAAGAATGTTGAATTAAAAACCAGTTTAAGCTCAAAGTAAAAGATGGAGGGGAGAGAACGAGAGCAGTACCCTACAGTGGAATGACTAATATGTTAAGGTAGACGTTAATCCCGCCAGTCTCTCTCTTTACGGCTCACTTTAACACTTTGGAAAGTAAACGGATCAAAATCATATGATCAAGAACCATGCTGCTGTTTTTGAGCATCATGCCGATGTTTGTGATGCCGAAGCGGGGCGTTACAGCCATGCAGACATTCAGTGTTTCCCATGTAGATGATACCTGGGCGGGCCGCCAAAGGGCCGTTTTACATTTACTTGTATACCCGTATGAGATGTCAGTCTGTGATCATTGTACCAGCAGATTGTCTCCCCTTGCTCACATAGCCTGTGGCCACCCACACATACTCTGCAGGTTGTACCAGACGTCATAAATTTACACTGGCCGCAGGTAAGCTATGTTAGttattgaataattcctcttgTGTGATCTCCCTGCCCTTCTCCGCCTCGCTCTCTGCTCATACAGCTGTTTTACTGTCTATGTTTGTGAATTAAGCACCCGtttataaagtaaacaaaatcGTTTTCTGGAAACACCAACCCCCTAAACACTTTAAACTCCTGATTATTAAACAATAATGTATTATtgactgaaacatttgaaaaacagcGGTATGGTCCTTTAAGATCTAGTATTAAGAGTTCAGGGATAACCAGAGGAAGGTCCCTGTAAGGACATGTACGTGTAAAGATCAGGCACATCCATCAGttgattgagtgtgtgtgtgtgtgtgtgtgtgtgtgtgtatgtgttttcacAGCCTATAATAACAGTATGATATATTTATAGAGGGTGGCACAGCGTTCCTTTTGGTTCGGCAGTGGGTGTGAAGTGTTCATGCGTCTCTCCTCATCCATCCGTGTCCTCATGCAGCATTCTGCTTGGACTCCTATGGGTGTGtggatgcgtgtgtgtgtgtgtgtgtgtgcgcgtgtgtgtgtgcgcgtgtgcgcgtgtgtgtctgtgtgtgtgtgttcctgtgctaCATCCTCCACTCAGTGCTCGGTTTTTCTGCCAGCAGCCTGGGTGCAGTTCAGCTGGCTGAAGCCGGGCAGAGTGACTCGTCCGTGGGTGAAGATGTCGCGGTCAAGGCCTTGGTTCATTCTCTTGACGAGGTTCTTCTCGTAGAACAGCGGGTGGTAGGCACCGAGCGTACAGGCGGCGTCAGAGAAGCGCTGGTAGTAATGGCAGAGCTCGGTCTTCCTGCGGGATGGCAGAAACTCGTAGACGTGCACCACCTCGCATAGAGACATCATCAGGACGGTGCCTTGAGGGACATGATGGAGAGAATGGTTATTCTTCAGTAGATCGTCCTGATGAAGATATACACTTTTCTACCATTATTTATCATAATTTCTTGTCACTTTCCCTCTTAAAGCTCCTTCCCTTTAATCATTAATGGCTACTTTTGTGTtgtgaataataaaatatgaattcaGGACGaggaaaaatgatgaaacatggCTCTGACCGCAAATGAATCAAATCATTTAATCATTCATTGTGAGCTGGATGCAAACCGTGACACATTTATCACAAAGTGCCTCCCTGCAATCCAGCTCAGATTGACCTCCATCAGGATGGGAGCGCAAAAAGGTGTAGATGCTAACTGCTCATCTCCAcaatcagacagaaaacaagagcaaactgtaCAAAGCAGTACACTCTATCTAAGTTTGATTTTCTGCGTTATGgtgtcagtgtttttgtgtttcattaagTTATGAATCAGTAATAGCTATTCAGAGCTAATGTCCTGACAGTTGTTTGATACggtcagaactcaggaaaatccTGGCAAAGGTGGTTGACATATAAAAAGGCAACTGTAAACTCTGGTCATGTTATACTCGTCAATCACATGACAACATTTCCTCTAAAATAGTTTTTCCACTGCAGGGACCTTTCCCCTGAATTATGTGCTTTTTGACCAGAGGACCAGGGTCAAAATTTAGTTCTGGgctagttaatctccccctgaaagaccctgcttggggggtagtacttttcaaaggtcccgtgactttggggggcagggcctgcaatgctgaatgtgtttgattggtagagtacccaCAGTGTCTTCATTTCACCCgtcatccacaataacatcacacacatatgtacacatcAAGTATCAAAGCTGTGGTGGAATGGCGTTGCTACTCGATGTGTAcgcacttatctcctcttacatgttgattcagtgaatccatctgtgatgcaATATAGCACGATCTGAAACAGCGCAAGCTGAGTCTCtcccatgctaacaggctaactgttgtgttgcttatAATGATAccgacctgtctgtctgcttctatggtgtcatctttgttaAATACTTCCCTTTACTGGTCTGGGGGTGCAGTGCAAGTACTTTTTTCTCCATAGGAGAAAGGGGGCACAGGAACTCGGAattcttggtcaaaatgcaaaTTTAAGATTGATGCCTATACTGCCCGTCAACGGTACTGCATGCATAAATAAAGCATTAGACGTTGTTACGTGAAATAATTATCTCTCTTTATGCAAGCTGCAtatgttataaataaagattgtaaACAGGATGTGACGTCAGAGTTTCACGCACCAAGCAGGCCAGAGGAGGGCGGGTTCTTCTGAATGGGCTCGGCCATGTTGTCTTGTATTCGTTGCCACAGCTGCCACTCATAGCGAGGATGGAGGATGTAGAAGGGCTGCATAGGATGGAGCCTCCTGTATCTCTGGAACAGGGTGAAGATGGGGTAGTCCGTTTTGTTGAGCCACTGTGAGTGCAGACAGAAGGTGAGACATGAGCTGCAGGTCGGTCTGTTCTGATCGTACACAGGTACACacggagcaggagcaggagcaggtgtAAAGGTGTTTAAAGATAGCAATGAAAGGTAAAACTCTCCATCTTTGAGTCCTTTTATTGTGGAGCATGCGATTTAAACGTCACCTGAGTGAGGTCAGCAGAGAAGGGGGCGGGGTCCCAGGCCAGCAGAGTACCTGAGCTGTACAGAGAGCTGGAGAGGAAGCGGTGGTCATCAGATGCCATCAACTGTGGAACACAAGTAAACATTCAGTTAACGACACACACCTTAAATCTGAACACAAAGGAGTTTCAAAGCAGGAACATCAGCTCATTTAAGATTGGCTCTCCTTAAACTCATTTAAATATAATCTTCAGATCAACACATCACCTGTACTGTAATCGAGGTGCTGTCAGAGAGTAAGATGTAAATCTCaattaacatatttttattaataagGGTCCACAATGCTGACAGCGAGAACGCTGACTTTACATGGTAGTGGCCAACGCGGTTGTGAGCTCTGCATACttgtgtgtcattgtgtacgcaTCACTCTGCAGTACTCCATCGAAACGCATGTAGGCAGTTTGATTTCTATGCTGCTCACATGGCCTGTTGCCAGCCCTGCTATGGTCCACAGGGAACTATGACGTCTCTGAACGCATTATGTGAAACAGGAGCTGACCGATCAGCAATTATTACAAAGAGGAATAGAGAGGATACGGAATCGCCGATGTACGGTCAAATTACGGTCGATTTAGGGTCGAGGTAATGAGGATATACGGTAGATGTAAGGTCGATCTATGACTATTgcagaaatgttgtaaatgcaggaagtaAGATGCTGctcagcagaccaatcacagggctagcTTTTCAGATCGTTTCAACAactagttacatttttgaaggGGTGCGTGTCATCACATCACATGCGAAGGCTTCAGCATTGAATCAAGGCTAAAAGAAGCTACCGCTTAGTCTACAGGGTCGACACAGAATtctaaaccaggctttagatgGACTGCTTTCACCCAAAAGGGGGCGAAGCCACAAGTTAAGTggaacgtggggagcagagagtgggggaggacatgcagcaaacagtcgaggctggaatcaaacccgggACCTCTGCGACAAAGACTattgcctctgtatatgggctGCATGcgtagaccgctaggccaacggcaccccGAACTTTTGATGTTTAATAagactgctgtgtttgtgacttTCTGCAGGCTATCATGGTTACCTGTGAGTTGATGAGGCGCATCGTGGTTTTTGACCCAACATCCTTTTCATAGCCAGTGGTAGGGGCGGCATTGAAGCGCATCACAGCATCATGAGAGTCTAGGATGAGATatttgaaacagaaaacagttttAAGAGAAGTGAAACTTTCCACTGATGCAGAAACACGTCCTGTCTGCAAATAAACTGTCAATAAAAGGTATTATAGgtaagtatttaaaggtacagtgtgtagtatttaaaggtacaatgtgtagtatttaaaggcacagtgaataatattaaaagaaacagtgtgtagtattcaaagaCAGGTTAGCGATATCGTGGCTGTGATGGAGAACAGAgtagagacacacagcagacagagcTCCTGGCAGTTTTGggttaaaatataaatgtagatgttttatttctgagcTTTACTGCTTTTTTAATACTATCCAGCGTGGAAGCAACAGCACCTCCGAGCTGTGCTTTACATAAACATGCATGTTAAACTGTCTCACCTATCTCTTTGCCAAGTCCAGAGTTGAGGAGCGACCCTGCAGATGCCACCACAGCGCAGCTCTTGTAGGGTCCGAGTTCAGAGgtcagctgctgctgcggcAGCAGAGAGGCCCAGGGCAGCAACGAGAACGggtggaggtcagaggtcaaagttaGCACCTCTACCTTTTCCTTCATTTGGCAGAGGAGCTTCGGGCCACTTAGCTTGGGCCTGCTGGCCACTCCGCCGGGTCCAGATAACTCAACGCCATATTTATTCATTGCCTGAATAATGTTAAtcaagaaagagacaaagaacaGAACATTTGATGTGCTCATAAataacaaatcaataaaaaatccTGAAGGGTGCAGAAATCAGAGTTTAATGTGGGGATCAAGCCAAACTTTTACCTGCTaactatgttttttttcttccagatCAGAGGTTATCTGAATATATTATAACCTCTCACAATTTACAGACGAAACATCTTATCAATAATATCAATGGTCAATATCCAAAGCCTTTGTTTTTAGGTTGGCGGCTAATAAAGCCgatggagaccaaaaacagagagaaatttGGACCTGCATTCAAAGAGATGTTGGCGTATCAGTCCTTGTCCCCCCAGATGCCAAACAAAGTTTCCTATTGATGTTTCAGAGTGTGACTGTTTACTTTAAGTGTAATTTAAACTCTGACTGATGTGGTTTGTGCTTTCTCTCACCTGATAATTCTGCACCACCTTCTTCAGCCTGTTTCCCAGCATGCTACTGGACATCTCGTCACCCCAAACCTCCCCCAGAAGCCCATTGGGCCCGAAGAACTCTGAGTCTCCTCTTCCGCTCAGCTCCCCCTTCCGCCGGCCTCCAAACAGGGTCTCCAGTGCACGAGTGAAGGGGCGTGGCAGCATCCGGGTGAAAAACCCAGAGGGCTCTCTGTCTTTCGTCTTCCGCTTCGACGTTGACTCGACAGCTTCCTGGGTTCGGTTTGGAGCAGAGAGGACAGGGATTGGACGCTTGGGGTCACCTGGGACAACACCTGGGAGCTTCTGGGGGTCTACGTACATGGGCTTGGCTCCCCCTCGCAGCACCTGTGGGAGTCACAAAGATACTCATAGGTAAAACATCCAAAACGATCATTTGCTCAGCCCAattaacttaaaaaatgaactCAGACGAACAGGTAACTAGTTTGATTCACAGGCTCTCAGATAGAAAATGTGCTAGTTGAAGGGGTTTTTGTAACCCCAAAATGTAACGCAACACAGTAAGTCAAAAGTATGTACCTCCAAAGCTAACAGACTCCATCATTGCTTTTATTCTTTcccaaatacaaaaaacaaacatcgtAGCAATAAAATATGAAGCAGACCTTGACGACAGAGTGTGTACGAGGCTGAGCCCGGGTCCTTGCCCGGACCCCGAAGATGGCGTCCGTGACGGGCACGCTGTTTTCTGCACAGATGGCGTAGAGCAGAGCCATGGAGATGCAGAAGAGGGTCATGCAGACCACTCCACGCCGAGCCCGACGCCTCAGG contains:
- the LOC117813057 gene encoding beta-galactoside alpha-2,6-sialyltransferase 1-like, producing the protein MGYKISGAAMDRVSLLWRLRRRARRGVVCMTLFCISMALLYAICAENSVPVTDAIFGVRARTRAQPRTHSVVKVLRGGAKPMYVDPQKLPGVVPGDPKRPIPVLSAPNRTQEAVESTSKRKTKDREPSGFFTRMLPRPFTRALETLFGGRRKGELSGRGDSEFFGPNGLLGEVWGDEMSSSMLGNRLKKVVQNYQAMNKYGVELSGPGGVASRPKLSGPKLLCQMKEKVEVLTLTSDLHPFSLLPWASLLPQQQLTSELGPYKSCAVVASAGSLLNSGLGKEIDSHDAVMRFNAAPTTGYEKDVGSKTTMRLINSQLMASDDHRFLSSSLYSSGTLLAWDPAPFSADLTQWLNKTDYPIFTLFQRYRRLHPMQPFYILHPRYEWQLWQRIQDNMAEPIQKNPPSSGLLGTVLMMSLCEVVHVYEFLPSRRKTELCHYYQRFSDAACTLGAYHPLFYEKNLVKRMNQGLDRDIFTHGRVTLPGFSQLNCTQAAGRKTEH